A part of Desulfotomaculum nigrificans DSM 574 genomic DNA contains:
- a CDS encoding fumarylacetoacetate hydrolase family protein → MKFARFKAEGHEYYGLVEGQTVRVIEGNIYDNYTLTDRSYPVSEVKLLPPVKPTKVIGVGLNYKAVAQAKGVEFPAEPVLFLKPPSSVIGPGDSILIPPAVKNPAFEVELAVIIGKQAKNVSADSAFDYVLGYCLANDVTAKDHMIKGKPWTKGKSFDTFTPMGPYVVTDIDPDDTVISVSVNGEQKQLSNTSDMIFNVRELIAFISGVMTLEPGDVILTGTPPGGGNFNIGDVIKLSGPQLGEMVNDVRVYGI, encoded by the coding sequence ATGAAATTTGCCAGGTTTAAAGCCGAAGGTCACGAATATTATGGTTTAGTTGAAGGCCAAACAGTAAGAGTTATTGAAGGCAATATTTATGATAATTACACCCTGACAGACAGATCCTACCCGGTTAGCGAAGTAAAACTTCTGCCACCGGTAAAGCCCACCAAGGTTATCGGGGTTGGTCTTAATTACAAAGCTGTGGCTCAGGCTAAAGGGGTAGAGTTTCCCGCTGAACCGGTGTTATTTTTAAAACCACCGTCCAGTGTAATTGGACCCGGGGACAGTATATTAATTCCTCCGGCTGTAAAAAATCCGGCATTTGAGGTTGAGCTGGCCGTTATTATTGGCAAGCAGGCTAAGAATGTTTCGGCTGATTCCGCTTTTGATTATGTGCTGGGATATTGTTTAGCTAATGATGTAACTGCCAAAGATCACATGATCAAAGGAAAACCATGGACCAAGGGAAAATCCTTTGATACATTTACCCCCATGGGGCCGTATGTTGTTACCGATATTGATCCTGATGATACAGTAATTAGTGTATCTGTGAACGGTGAGCAGAAACAGCTTAGCAATACATCGGATATGATATTTAACGTGAGGGAGTTAATTGCCTTTATTTCCGGGGTTATGACTCTTGAACCGGGGGACGTGATCCTTACCGGTACACCGCCGGGTGGTGGCAACTTTAACATTGGGGATGTTATTAAATTAAGTGGACCCCAATTAGGAGAAATGGTAAACGATGTAAGGGTTTATGGCATTTAG
- a CDS encoding bifunctional 4-hydroxy-2-oxoglutarate aldolase/2-dehydro-3-deoxy-phosphogluconate aldolase: MHQKVEILRKIMDSGLVAVVRAENPEKARKIADACLKGGVAAIEITFTVPGAADVIKELTSIYKSGEIIIGAGTVLDPETARTAILAGAQYIVSPSLNFETIKLCNRYQVPVMPGCMTIKEIVEAMEAGADVIKIFPGETLGPGFIKAVKGPLPQAPLMPTGGVSLDNVGQWIKNGCLAVGVGGNLTAGAKTGDYESITEVAQQFIAKIKEARTK; this comes from the coding sequence ATGCATCAAAAGGTAGAGATTCTACGGAAAATCATGGATAGCGGCCTGGTTGCCGTGGTACGGGCCGAGAATCCGGAAAAGGCCCGAAAAATTGCGGATGCTTGTCTAAAAGGCGGGGTTGCGGCTATTGAAATTACCTTTACCGTACCGGGTGCCGCTGATGTTATTAAAGAACTGACTAGTATCTATAAGTCTGGTGAAATAATCATTGGTGCAGGTACCGTGTTAGATCCGGAAACTGCCAGAACAGCTATCTTAGCCGGGGCCCAATACATCGTCAGCCCTTCTCTAAACTTTGAAACCATCAAATTATGTAACCGGTATCAAGTTCCGGTGATGCCTGGCTGTATGACTATTAAAGAAATTGTCGAAGCCATGGAAGCAGGTGCTGACGTTATTAAAATATTCCCGGGAGAGACTTTAGGACCTGGCTTCATTAAAGCAGTTAAAGGACCGCTCCCACAAGCACCTCTGATGCCCACCGGCGGTGTTAGTCTAGATAATGTTGGTCAATGGATTAAGAACGGTTGCCTGGCAGTTGGTGTAGGTGGTAACTTAACTGCCGGAGCTAAGACCGGGGATTATGAATCCATAACAGAAGTAGCGCAACAATTTATTGCCAAGATTAAAGAAGCAAGAACTAAATAA
- the spoIIM gene encoding stage II sporulation protein M: MRRNLKKIWWSSLRKGWPMYLVALVVLLAGLGCGSWGAHNLDQEQATRLTEYLDVFVSQVGSVQIDRPMLVKNTITNNIFFISIIYVLGLTVIGTPGILALLFARGFSLGFTLSFLTQGKTGQGILLALASVVPQSILLIPAVFMAGVAALSFSWLLIRRFLDSSLPVWPGIVSYHSLMLVVCCIAAAAGLVEAYITPELIKATISLLN; this comes from the coding sequence GTGCGCCGTAATCTTAAAAAAATATGGTGGTCTTCCCTGCGTAAGGGTTGGCCCATGTATTTGGTAGCCCTGGTAGTGTTGCTGGCCGGACTGGGGTGTGGCAGTTGGGGAGCACACAACCTGGATCAGGAGCAAGCTACCCGGCTTACAGAATACCTGGATGTGTTTGTTAGCCAGGTTGGCAGTGTGCAAATTGATCGTCCGATGTTGGTTAAAAACACCATTACCAATAATATTTTTTTCATATCCATTATTTATGTGCTGGGCTTAACAGTTATCGGCACACCCGGCATTCTGGCTCTATTGTTTGCCAGGGGTTTTTCCTTGGGTTTTACATTAAGCTTTCTTACTCAGGGTAAGACAGGACAGGGGATTTTACTGGCTCTGGCCTCGGTGGTACCGCAAAGTATTTTATTAATTCCGGCGGTTTTTATGGCCGGTGTGGCGGCTTTGTCTTTTTCCTGGCTTTTAATTAGGAGATTCTTGGATTCAAGTTTACCAGTATGGCCGGGAATAGTTAGTTACCACAGTTTAATGCTGGTGGTTTGCTGTATTGCTGCCGCAGCTGGATTGGTGGAAGCCTATATAACTCCGGAATTAATCAAAGCAACCATCAGTCTTTTAAATTAA
- a CDS encoding sugar kinase: MAKVVTFGEIMLRLAPEGYLRFVQADKFTAIYGGGEANVAVSLANFGVDAAFVTKVPDNPIGQAAINSLRRFGVCTKYIARGGERLGIYFCEKGASQRPSKVVYDRKYSAISQARKEDFNWDEIFAGAEWFHFTGITPALGDNVAEIALEACKAAKRLGLTVSCDLNFRKNLWTSEKAGQVMGGLMEYVDVCIANEEDAEKVFGIKAADTDIISGKLNHEGYKDVAKQLKERFNFSKVAITLRGSISASDNKWAAMLYDGNDFYFSREYLVHIVDRVGGGDSFGAGLIYGLLNNYSSKDALEFAVAASCLKHSIEGDVNLVTVSEVKALAAGDGSGRVQR, translated from the coding sequence ATGGCAAAGGTAGTAACATTCGGAGAAATTATGCTGCGACTGGCCCCTGAGGGATACCTCCGTTTTGTGCAGGCTGACAAATTTACCGCCATTTATGGCGGCGGTGAGGCTAACGTAGCTGTATCATTGGCTAATTTTGGTGTGGATGCTGCTTTTGTAACCAAAGTACCTGATAACCCCATCGGCCAGGCTGCTATTAACTCCCTGAGACGTTTCGGAGTTTGCACCAAATACATTGCCCGGGGCGGGGAGCGTTTAGGCATTTATTTCTGTGAAAAAGGTGCCTCCCAACGTCCCTCTAAGGTAGTATACGACCGTAAATACTCTGCCATTTCCCAGGCCCGGAAGGAAGACTTTAACTGGGACGAAATCTTTGCCGGGGCTGAGTGGTTCCATTTCACCGGTATTACTCCGGCACTGGGCGATAATGTAGCTGAGATTGCCCTGGAAGCATGCAAGGCAGCTAAACGTTTAGGCTTAACTGTAAGCTGTGACCTGAACTTCCGTAAGAACCTCTGGACATCGGAAAAAGCCGGCCAGGTTATGGGTGGCCTGATGGAATATGTTGACGTATGCATTGCTAACGAAGAAGATGCCGAAAAGGTATTTGGCATTAAAGCCGCTGACACTGATATCATCAGTGGAAAACTGAACCATGAAGGTTATAAAGATGTGGCAAAGCAACTCAAAGAACGTTTTAACTTCAGTAAAGTAGCTATTACCCTGCGTGGCAGTATTTCTGCTTCTGACAACAAATGGGCAGCCATGTTATATGACGGAAATGATTTCTACTTCTCCAGAGAATACCTGGTCCACATTGTTGACCGCGTTGGTGGCGGTGATTCCTTTGGTGCCGGGTTGATTTATGGCTTGCTCAATAATTACAGTTCAAAAGATGCACTGGAATTCGCTGTGGCTGCTTCCTGCTTGAAGCATAGTATTGAAGGTGATGTCAACCTGGTAACCGTAAGTGAAGTTAAAGCTCTGGCTGCCGGTGACGGCTCCGGACGAGTACAGCGCTAA
- a CDS encoding IclR family transcriptional regulator produces the protein MKELKGKIQSLDRAFMLVDIIANSRETLTLKSLSQLADLPKATTYRILSSLESWGYIELDEKKGYKLGVKFLQLGAQVQEELDIRKVARPYLKRLNDITKETVFLSIIHKGRGLYLDKLDGHYSVRLVSQVGSLSYLHSTGMGKCLLSDLSQEEIDKIITKHGMPKLTERTITDKKALINQLNIIRANGYAIDDMEAEEGVRCVAAPLKDHNGRVVAAISISGPAPRITIEAIESNLKFSLIETANQISRALGYKG, from the coding sequence GTGAAAGAGTTAAAGGGCAAAATTCAGTCACTTGATAGAGCATTTATGTTAGTAGATATAATAGCAAATTCCCGAGAAACGCTTACTTTAAAATCACTTAGTCAACTGGCAGATTTACCTAAAGCTACGACATACCGGATACTTTCCAGCCTGGAATCATGGGGTTATATCGAATTAGATGAAAAGAAGGGTTATAAACTGGGGGTTAAATTCCTTCAATTAGGCGCTCAAGTGCAGGAAGAGCTAGACATTAGAAAAGTAGCACGTCCTTACCTTAAAAGATTAAATGATATTACTAAGGAAACAGTCTTCTTAAGCATCATTCACAAGGGACGTGGCTTATATTTAGACAAATTAGACGGCCATTATTCGGTCAGGCTAGTTTCCCAGGTAGGTTCTCTTAGTTACTTGCACAGTACCGGTATGGGCAAGTGTCTTTTGTCCGATCTGTCGCAGGAGGAGATTGATAAAATAATTACTAAACATGGAATGCCAAAACTGACAGAGAGAACCATTACAGATAAAAAAGCTTTGATTAATCAACTGAATATCATCAGGGCTAATGGCTATGCCATTGATGATATGGAGGCAGAAGAAGGGGTCCGCTGTGTTGCAGCACCTCTTAAAGATCACAATGGTAGAGTGGTGGCCGCTATCAGTATCTCTGGCCCGGCACCGCGAATTACTATTGAAGCTATTGAATCAAATTTGAAATTTTCTCTAATCGAAACTGCAAATCAAATTTCCCGTGCGTTAGGTTACAAAGGCTAA
- a CDS encoding GntR family transcriptional regulator, with protein sequence MSVDFSKPTANDNTNFSPIEHKQLADKVYESLKKAIYTQELKPGEKLDIFQIAEAYGVSRSPVKEAFNRLSMEGLLDIVPRKGTFVSTFEVDKVIELLDARLMFEVWAGKKLIRNLDTKQLHVMKEILIEMDHVLLEDNFDYFKYNNLDIEFHRSLIVALGNNQIIKMYDSLNALWFAGRGTYGYVLEKLKLYHPEHHRLIEALANQDDVEFEIILNQHIESAKKDFLNFYGNR encoded by the coding sequence ATGAGCGTCGATTTTAGCAAACCCACAGCTAACGATAATACTAATTTTTCTCCTATTGAACATAAACAATTGGCGGATAAGGTTTATGAATCCTTAAAAAAAGCCATCTATACTCAGGAACTAAAGCCCGGTGAAAAATTAGATATATTTCAAATAGCCGAAGCCTATGGGGTAAGTCGTTCTCCGGTGAAAGAAGCCTTCAATAGATTAAGTATGGAAGGACTTTTGGATATTGTCCCCAGGAAGGGAACTTTTGTATCTACTTTTGAAGTAGATAAAGTTATTGAATTGTTAGATGCACGATTGATGTTTGAAGTTTGGGCCGGCAAGAAATTGATTCGGAATTTAGATACAAAACAACTCCATGTAATGAAAGAAATATTAATTGAAATGGATCATGTTTTACTGGAAGATAACTTTGATTACTTTAAATATAATAATTTGGATATAGAATTTCATCGCAGCCTCATAGTTGCTTTGGGAAATAATCAGATCATAAAGATGTATGATTCATTAAATGCCCTTTGGTTTGCCGGAAGAGGAACATACGGTTATGTTTTAGAAAAACTTAAGCTTTATCATCCGGAGCATCACCGTTTAATAGAAGCTTTGGCCAATCAAGATGATGTTGAATTTGAGATTATACTAAACCAACATATAGAGTCAGCCAAAAAAGACTTTTTAAACTTTTATGGTAACAGGTAA
- a CDS encoding alpha/beta-type small acid-soluble spore protein, whose protein sequence is MSKELVSRDFHPTELMKITASTGLVPKELAPYVKPALEEFRNEMAAELGMPDYAWIDKGDLPSRQNGKVGGGMTKKMVTFAEAVLAWNYKNRRLLSDS, encoded by the coding sequence ATGTCCAAGGAGTTGGTTAGCAGAGACTTTCATCCTACAGAATTGATGAAAATAACCGCTTCTACCGGATTAGTTCCCAAAGAATTAGCTCCCTATGTTAAGCCTGCATTAGAGGAATTTAGAAATGAAATGGCTGCGGAGCTGGGGATGCCAGATTACGCCTGGATCGATAAAGGCGATCTACCCAGCCGGCAAAACGGTAAAGTTGGTGGTGGTATGACTAAAAAAATGGTTACCTTTGCTGAAGCAGTGCTGGCCTGGAATTATAAAAACAGGCGGTTGCTTTCTGATTCTTAG